One part of the Vibrio ponticus genome encodes these proteins:
- the glgB gene encoding 1,4-alpha-glucan branching protein GlgB yields the protein MNTTVERKTQAYNQLSGASFADPFSFLGPFLEPKCGSLRVWMPGADKVEVVLDDQTRIPLTQETEGGFVMSQQRDLRFSHYQLAVDWSGVEQLIDDPYQYHAIYAEYDDLHTPKNMYRHMGAQFVTLERDGKQISGIRFLVYAPHASACSLIADFNHWDGRRTPMQRLDYGIWGIFIPNLSEGVRYKFELKGPNGERIAHKADPWGCFAEQYPSFSSVTYDHQRYAWQDNEWQQRPVTDKRKQALAFYELHAGSWRRDEDGQFLNYRELANQLVPYLVDLGYTHVELMPVSEHPFYGSWGYQPVGLFAPTSRFGTPDDFKYFVDTCHQAGIGVVLDWVPAHFPSDDHGLANFDGTPLFHDPDPRRGWHQDWNSYIYDMSREHVRRFLVSNALYWFEQFHIDGIRVDAVASMLYLDYSRSHDQWIPNIDGGNENYDAIATLKWMNEEVYKHFPNAMTIAEESTAFPGVSAPTYLGGLGFGFKWNMGWMHDSLAYIKEEPVHRKYHHNTITFPLIYAHSENYVLSLSHDEVVYGKGSIHNKMPGDEWQQTANLRAYYGYMYGQPGKKLNFMGAELGQTAEWNHDDQLQWFLLQFGRHQGVQHLTRDLNLLYRQEVALHELDCEPSGFEWRLQDESDSSILAHERISESGERILVISNFTPVPHNQFQLGVPFAGRYQLLLNTDNTKYDGSGFEVRELIETEDKESQGLAQSLQMSLPPLSTLFYKLLD from the coding sequence TTGAATACCACGGTAGAGAGAAAAACGCAGGCTTATAACCAGCTTTCAGGGGCTTCTTTTGCCGACCCATTCTCATTCTTAGGACCATTTTTAGAGCCTAAATGTGGCTCTTTGCGAGTCTGGATGCCGGGGGCGGATAAAGTGGAAGTGGTGCTGGATGATCAGACCCGTATCCCTTTGACCCAAGAAACCGAAGGCGGTTTCGTGATGTCGCAGCAACGCGACCTGCGTTTTAGCCACTATCAGTTAGCAGTGGATTGGTCTGGTGTTGAGCAGTTGATCGATGACCCATATCAGTATCATGCTATTTACGCAGAATACGATGACCTGCATACGCCAAAGAATATGTATCGCCACATGGGGGCGCAATTTGTCACGTTAGAGCGTGATGGTAAGCAGATTTCAGGTATTCGTTTTTTGGTTTATGCACCTCATGCTAGCGCGTGTAGCTTGATTGCGGACTTTAACCACTGGGATGGTCGTCGTACGCCGATGCAGCGACTCGACTACGGCATTTGGGGTATTTTTATTCCTAATTTAAGCGAAGGTGTTCGCTATAAGTTTGAGCTTAAAGGACCAAATGGCGAGCGCATTGCGCATAAAGCCGATCCGTGGGGGTGCTTCGCAGAGCAATACCCATCTTTCTCCTCTGTGACTTACGACCATCAACGTTATGCGTGGCAAGATAACGAGTGGCAGCAACGCCCTGTGACGGACAAACGTAAGCAAGCACTCGCTTTTTACGAACTGCATGCAGGCTCGTGGCGTCGCGATGAAGATGGACAGTTCCTTAACTACCGTGAACTTGCCAATCAATTGGTCCCTTATCTGGTCGATCTTGGCTATACCCACGTTGAACTAATGCCAGTATCAGAGCACCCCTTTTACGGCTCTTGGGGCTATCAACCTGTGGGGCTATTTGCGCCAACCAGTCGCTTTGGCACGCCAGATGATTTCAAATATTTTGTCGATACCTGTCACCAAGCGGGTATTGGTGTGGTGCTGGATTGGGTGCCAGCGCACTTCCCATCAGACGATCACGGTTTAGCCAATTTTGATGGCACACCACTGTTCCATGATCCGGACCCACGTCGTGGTTGGCACCAAGATTGGAATTCTTATATCTACGATATGAGTCGTGAGCACGTTAGACGTTTCTTAGTCTCTAACGCTCTGTATTGGTTTGAGCAATTCCATATTGATGGGATTCGAGTCGATGCTGTGGCGTCGATGTTGTATCTCGACTACTCGCGTAGTCACGATCAGTGGATCCCGAACATCGACGGCGGCAATGAGAACTACGATGCTATTGCAACGCTTAAGTGGATGAATGAGGAGGTGTACAAACACTTCCCGAATGCAATGACGATTGCGGAAGAGTCAACAGCGTTCCCGGGTGTATCAGCCCCGACGTATCTTGGCGGTTTAGGCTTTGGTTTTAAGTGGAATATGGGCTGGATGCACGATAGCTTGGCGTACATCAAAGAAGAGCCAGTGCATCGCAAGTATCACCACAACACCATCACTTTCCCGCTGATTTACGCCCACAGTGAAAACTATGTCCTGTCACTTTCTCACGATGAGGTGGTGTATGGCAAAGGCTCGATTCACAACAAAATGCCGGGCGATGAGTGGCAGCAAACCGCTAACTTGCGTGCTTACTACGGTTATATGTACGGTCAGCCTGGTAAGAAGCTCAACTTTATGGGCGCTGAACTGGGTCAAACCGCGGAGTGGAATCATGATGATCAGCTGCAATGGTTCTTATTGCAATTTGGTCGCCATCAAGGTGTGCAACACCTTACCCGTGATCTTAACCTGCTGTATCGTCAAGAGGTGGCATTGCATGAGTTGGATTGTGAGCCAAGTGGATTTGAATGGCGCTTACAAGATGAATCAGACAGCAGCATTTTGGCGCACGAACGTATCAGCGAATCTGGGGAACGGATCTTGGTTATCTCGAACTTCACGCCTGTGCCACACAATCAATTCCAATTGGGTGTGCCTTTCGCTGGGCGTTATCAATTACTGCTTAACACTGATAACACCAAATACGACGGCAGCGGTTTCGAGGTGCGAGAGTTGATTGAGACGGAGGACAAAGAGAGTCAAGGGCTTGCTCAATCTTTGCAGATGAGTTTGCCGCCACTTTCGACTTTGTTCTACAAACTGCTCGACTAG
- a CDS encoding MAPEG family protein, translating to MITALYASLLTLLMMWLAVQVIKQRRTNRVAHADGGIEGLQIARSAQGNAVDYIPITVILLALVEYNGANSLIIHGLGVLFLVGRIIHARAILAKDLKGRVMGMKLTFAVMFTLVVFNLIYLPFDKLW from the coding sequence ATGATTACCGCACTCTACGCCTCGTTACTCACCCTGCTAATGATGTGGTTAGCTGTCCAAGTGATCAAGCAGCGCCGCACCAATCGTGTTGCTCACGCGGATGGCGGAATTGAAGGGCTGCAAATTGCCCGCAGTGCCCAAGGTAACGCCGTTGATTATATTCCTATAACGGTAATCTTACTGGCATTGGTCGAATACAACGGCGCAAACAGTTTGATTATTCACGGTTTAGGCGTGTTATTTCTAGTTGGGCGAATCATTCATGCGCGGGCGATATTGGCCAAAGACCTCAAAGGGCGCGTAATGGGTATGAAGCTGACCTTCGCTGTGATGTTTACTTTAGTGGTCTTTAACCTTATCTACTTACCGTTTGATAAGTTGTGGTAG
- a CDS encoding DNA mismatch repair protein, with protein sequence MNVRWPPAWLLVLVGLVLNILAILMSSVVLEDLSSKMSGFNERKQDNLYSIQLAWNRVETLERKKELALIYLSQSDSVSHSADASLVASELTKQLSDWVGEPVPILLTTNLSQIMAVIERAQKTQREQIDDFYLQNLTFNERLSALDEQIAWYRNISLFLQVFGLALILARDLARK encoded by the coding sequence ATGAATGTTAGATGGCCGCCAGCATGGCTTCTGGTTTTAGTTGGCTTGGTTCTGAATATTCTCGCGATTCTAATGTCGAGTGTGGTGCTGGAAGATCTAAGCAGCAAGATGTCTGGCTTTAATGAGCGTAAGCAAGACAATCTCTATTCAATTCAGTTAGCGTGGAATCGAGTGGAAACGCTTGAGCGCAAAAAAGAGTTGGCGCTAATTTATCTTAGCCAATCGGATTCGGTGAGTCACAGTGCTGACGCTTCGCTTGTCGCAAGTGAATTAACCAAACAGTTAAGTGACTGGGTTGGTGAGCCTGTTCCCATTTTACTCACCACAAACCTCAGTCAAATAATGGCAGTCATCGAGCGAGCGCAGAAAACGCAACGTGAGCAGATTGATGACTTTTATTTGCAGAATTTGACGTTCAATGAACGGTTGAGTGCCTTGGATGAACAGATCGCTTGGTATCGTAATATCAGTTTGTTTTTGCAGGTGTTTGGACTGGCGTTAATTCTGGCAAGAGATCTCGCAAGAAAATAA
- a CDS encoding acyltransferase gives MDTKKITSIELGRLVAIFVIVAMHCQMFLSYFLYQDTPWFGYIFNQSTRFAVPLFFLISGYLIQPKLTATPIATLKSYCAPLIRVFIVWSVICLLMPFNLHKVMTEGYLAERSGYWGYLMQAPVNTLLEGSLVHLWFIPALMIAALITALLLQAGKGRLLLPVAIVLYIYGVLAGSYVNITELWSPFFTRNGPFFSTLMFAIGFVIRERNIQATPAQGIVLALVGMTLHFGEAFFLTGYEQPFNGNDFLFGTMLWGTGIFLFLLAKPNLGNSPWIMNLSKSVLAIYVAHLPLIIVMMNVTGAMQLTGPAKDATVLSGTVILTLLLVKGVEKTPLNKWLFR, from the coding sequence ATGGATACTAAAAAAATTACCAGCATAGAGCTCGGACGCCTTGTCGCGATTTTCGTCATCGTGGCGATGCATTGCCAAATGTTCCTGAGTTACTTCCTTTACCAAGACACCCCTTGGTTTGGTTATATTTTTAACCAATCGACCCGCTTTGCTGTTCCGCTATTTTTCCTAATTTCTGGCTATTTAATTCAGCCCAAACTCACCGCAACACCAATAGCAACGCTCAAGAGCTACTGTGCGCCATTGATTCGCGTATTTATAGTCTGGAGCGTCATTTGTCTGTTAATGCCATTTAACTTACACAAAGTGATGACTGAGGGCTATTTGGCTGAACGCAGCGGCTACTGGGGCTACCTAATGCAAGCACCTGTGAATACTTTGCTGGAGGGCAGCTTAGTTCACTTGTGGTTTATTCCAGCTTTAATGATCGCAGCGTTAATCACAGCATTACTGCTACAAGCCGGTAAAGGGCGCTTGCTACTGCCAGTCGCGATTGTTCTCTACATTTACGGCGTGCTGGCGGGCAGCTACGTCAACATCACTGAGCTGTGGTCACCATTCTTTACTCGTAACGGTCCATTTTTCAGTACCTTAATGTTTGCCATTGGTTTTGTTATTCGCGAGCGAAACATCCAAGCGACCCCTGCTCAAGGCATTGTCTTGGCGCTAGTAGGCATGACATTACACTTCGGCGAAGCTTTTTTCCTCACCGGTTACGAGCAGCCATTTAACGGTAACGACTTCCTGTTTGGTACCATGCTTTGGGGAACAGGCATCTTCCTATTCTTGTTGGCGAAACCGAACTTGGGCAACTCACCGTGGATAATGAACTTATCCAAATCGGTACTCGCTATCTATGTGGCGCACTTACCGCTCATCATTGTGATGATGAATGTGACAGGCGCAATGCAGTTAACCGGTCCAGCTAAAGATGCGACGGTCTTGTCTGGCACAGTAATTCTGACGCTACTGCTGGTGAAAGGCGTAGAGAAAACCCCACTCAACAAGTGGCTATTTAGATAG
- a CDS encoding TetR/AcrR family transcriptional regulator, with protein sequence MSKGRLTREAILATAFELASKNGLESLTIGELAKQCGMSKSGLFAHFNSKENMQLSVLEYANLVFAQRVIVPARSLGDEDIIHKLKALLDLWLGWNHSFQGSCMFLDAWKETGSKETPIQQQLKTTILKWIDYLTIQLRKGRDNGQFRADLDCQQATFELYGLYLSAHLFYSLRGEEASQAHFWQGIDRLIAEWSNSN encoded by the coding sequence ATGAGTAAAGGGCGATTAACGCGTGAAGCGATTTTAGCCACCGCGTTTGAGTTGGCGAGCAAGAATGGCTTAGAGAGTTTAACCATTGGTGAGCTCGCCAAGCAGTGCGGCATGTCTAAAAGTGGTCTGTTTGCTCACTTTAACTCTAAAGAGAATATGCAGTTATCTGTGCTGGAGTATGCCAATTTAGTTTTTGCTCAGCGGGTAATTGTACCGGCTCGCAGTTTAGGTGATGAAGATATCATCCATAAACTTAAAGCGTTATTGGATCTTTGGCTTGGCTGGAATCATTCGTTCCAAGGCAGTTGTATGTTCCTTGATGCTTGGAAGGAAACTGGTAGTAAAGAGACACCGATTCAGCAGCAACTTAAAACGACCATTTTGAAATGGATTGATTACTTGACCATTCAATTACGTAAAGGACGAGACAACGGTCAATTTCGTGCAGATTTGGATTGTCAGCAGGCGACATTTGAGCTGTATGGTCTGTATCTAAGTGCACATCTGTTTTACTCCTTGCGTGGTGAAGAAGCGAGCCAAGCGCACTTTTGGCAAGGGATTGATCGCTTGATAGCGGAATGGTCAAATTCCAACTAA
- a CDS encoding alpha/beta hydrolase, whose protein sequence is MSEKIYFNTSNKFSFKRSLVNISTRLHHRLAPRHAENTARKLLLTPVRTQPKNALPQGMVKGKVESKEGVLTTYSLGSGPVWVLTHGWSGTASQYFPLMEHIASRGFTALAYDHPGHGESEGIYGHIPAFVGGLEAILDSVEDVAGLVGHSMGTASAIECHHIKLVDKPLLLIAPVLDYLDNLFGSVARSGYSMRLFNAVVEEVQQAYRYPIQSIDPYNKLKLRQSQTIIVHDEADKFTKFSVSQRAANEMENVTLVATQGQGHGRVMKCQQVLDSFDKLIIKS, encoded by the coding sequence ATGAGTGAGAAGATTTATTTTAATACCTCGAACAAGTTCAGTTTCAAACGTAGCTTGGTCAATATCTCAACCAGACTGCATCACCGCTTAGCTCCGAGGCATGCAGAGAACACTGCCCGCAAGCTTTTACTGACGCCTGTGCGCACTCAACCCAAAAATGCGTTACCACAGGGTATGGTCAAGGGCAAAGTTGAGTCTAAAGAAGGGGTGTTAACCACTTATTCACTCGGTTCAGGTCCCGTTTGGGTACTGACTCATGGCTGGTCGGGGACGGCAAGTCAGTACTTTCCTTTGATGGAACATATTGCGAGCCGTGGCTTTACTGCGTTGGCTTATGATCATCCTGGTCATGGTGAAAGTGAAGGGATTTACGGTCATATTCCTGCGTTTGTTGGTGGGCTGGAAGCCATCTTAGACAGCGTTGAGGATGTTGCAGGACTAGTCGGTCATAGTATGGGCACGGCGTCTGCGATTGAGTGTCATCATATTAAGCTGGTGGACAAACCGCTGCTATTGATCGCACCGGTGCTTGATTACCTTGATAATCTATTCGGCAGTGTTGCGCGCTCGGGCTATTCGATGCGTCTATTTAATGCGGTGGTGGAAGAAGTGCAGCAAGCCTATCGCTATCCAATTCAGTCGATTGACCCGTACAACAAGTTGAAACTTCGTCAATCACAAACCATTATTGTTCACGATGAAGCGGATAAGTTCACCAAGTTTTCTGTGTCGCAAAGAGCAGCGAATGAGATGGAAAATGTGACGTTGGTGGCAACTCAAGGTCAGGGGCATGGGCGTGTAATGAAGTGCCAACAGGTGCTAGACAGTTTTGATAAGTTAATAATCAAATCATAA
- a CDS encoding SLC13 family permease produces the protein MNRNDSVPLPNNTREWLINRNSLIILADIALFFTLYFTLPFDPQVVLGLSMLIFVAILWLTEALHVTVTAILVPIMAVLFGVFNTQTALNNFANSIIFLFLGGFALAAAMHRQGLDKVIADKVLIVAKGKMSVAVFMLFGVTALLSMWISNTATTAMMLPLVLGVLSKVNEESGHKTYVFVLLGIAYSASLGGIATIVGSPPNAIAAAEVGLTFTDWMAFGLPTAAILLPLSIVILYAVLKPDLRGDFELNHEPVQWDKGKVVTLAIFATTVFFWIFSKPINAMLGGYAKFDTIVALGAIVAVNFARVVHWKDIEKTADWGVLLLFGGGICLSNVLKATGTSVFLANALSEMIAHLGIFFIIAVIAVFVVFLTEFASNTASAALLIPVFATVAEAFGMSPVILSVLIAVAASCAFMLPVATPPNAIVFGSGHVKQSEMMRVGLILNVACIVALTFIAMTFWA, from the coding sequence ATGAATAGAAATGATAGTGTCCCTTTGCCCAACAACACACGGGAGTGGTTGATCAACCGCAATAGCCTAATAATCCTCGCGGATATCGCGTTGTTTTTTACCCTCTATTTCACTTTACCGTTTGATCCTCAAGTGGTATTGGGTCTTAGTATGCTGATTTTTGTCGCGATTCTTTGGTTAACAGAAGCGCTGCATGTCACCGTAACCGCTATTTTAGTGCCAATAATGGCGGTGCTATTTGGTGTGTTCAATACTCAGACTGCCCTAAACAACTTTGCTAACTCAATTATCTTCCTCTTCTTAGGTGGTTTTGCCTTAGCGGCGGCTATGCATCGACAAGGATTAGATAAAGTCATTGCCGATAAAGTGTTGATTGTCGCCAAAGGTAAGATGAGCGTTGCTGTCTTTATGCTGTTCGGTGTGACCGCATTGCTTTCTATGTGGATCAGTAACACAGCTACCACCGCTATGATGCTGCCTCTGGTACTGGGTGTTCTGAGTAAAGTCAATGAGGAGAGTGGTCATAAGACTTACGTTTTTGTCTTACTTGGCATTGCGTACAGTGCGAGTTTAGGTGGTATTGCGACCATCGTGGGCAGTCCACCAAACGCAATTGCAGCCGCTGAAGTGGGTTTAACTTTTACGGATTGGATGGCGTTTGGCTTACCGACAGCGGCAATCTTACTGCCACTTTCAATCGTTATTCTTTATGCCGTGCTCAAACCAGATTTACGTGGTGATTTTGAACTTAACCACGAACCAGTACAGTGGGATAAAGGTAAGGTAGTGACACTGGCTATCTTTGCAACCACGGTATTTTTCTGGATTTTCAGTAAGCCAATTAATGCGATGCTAGGCGGCTATGCTAAGTTCGATACTATCGTTGCGTTAGGTGCGATTGTTGCGGTGAACTTTGCGCGCGTGGTGCACTGGAAAGACATTGAGAAAACCGCTGACTGGGGCGTATTGCTGCTGTTTGGTGGTGGTATCTGTTTAAGTAATGTGCTTAAAGCGACAGGCACCAGTGTGTTCTTAGCGAATGCATTGAGTGAGATGATTGCTCACCTTGGCATCTTCTTTATCATCGCTGTGATAGCGGTGTTTGTGGTATTCCTGACGGAGTTTGCCAGTAATACCGCCAGTGCGGCGCTACTGATCCCTGTTTTTGCTACGGTTGCCGAAGCATTTGGTATGTCACCGGTGATCCTATCAGTACTGATTGCGGTAGCAGCGTCATGTGCGTTTATGTTGCCAGTCGCGACCCCGCCTAACGCGATTGTGTTTGGTTCGGGGCACGTCAAACAGAGTGAGATGATGCGAGTAGGTTTGATCCTAAACGTTGCTTGTATCGTGGCTCTTACGTTTATCGCAATGACGTTCTGGGCATAA
- a CDS encoding nitrogenase-stabilizing/protective protein NifW — MSNDIQAKIASFTSIEEALDYFDIGYASKFINENRIELVKRFNGYLILEKPQDWFAARRALKNAYCKVQRSKLDKHTRQACRGCTTCQRR, encoded by the coding sequence ATGAGTAACGATATTCAAGCCAAAATCGCCAGCTTTACCTCGATAGAAGAGGCGTTGGATTACTTTGACATTGGTTACGCGAGTAAGTTTATCAATGAGAATCGTATTGAGTTGGTAAAGCGTTTTAACGGCTACTTAATCTTGGAAAAACCTCAAGACTGGTTCGCAGCGCGTCGCGCATTGAAAAATGCCTACTGTAAGGTTCAGCGTTCAAAATTGGATAAGCATACCCGTCAGGCGTGTCGAGGTTGTACGACTTGCCAAAGAAGGTAG
- a CDS encoding RidA family protein yields MIERQETNQRMSRIVKHNGTIYLCGQVCADATKGITEQTQTMLDKVEALLEQAGSSREHMLSATIYIKDMQHFAEMNAVWDAWVPEGHAPARACVQASMAREELLVEISVVAAEK; encoded by the coding sequence ATGATTGAACGCCAAGAAACCAACCAACGTATGAGCCGCATCGTTAAGCACAACGGAACCATCTACTTATGTGGTCAAGTATGTGCTGACGCCACCAAAGGCATTACTGAGCAAACGCAAACCATGCTAGACAAAGTAGAGGCACTACTTGAGCAAGCGGGCAGCTCTCGTGAGCATATGCTTTCAGCGACTATCTACATCAAAGATATGCAGCACTTCGCAGAAATGAATGCGGTATGGGATGCATGGGTACCAGAAGGTCATGCTCCAGCACGTGCGTGTGTACAAGCAAGCATGGCTCGTGAAGAGCTACTGGTCGAAATTTCTGTGGTTGCAGCAGAGAAATAA
- the speB gene encoding agmatinase: MNDLFSKTDYSLYSNSMSFMRRPYLRNPIGSDADVVVLGVPLDMATSGRPGARMGPDAIRRASVNLAWEGKKFPWDFNVFDRAKVIDAGDLVFDCGDAEDFTYRLEKAAGEILKNGKTLMALGGDHFITLPILRAYAKHHGEMALIHFDAHTDTYANGSAYDHGTMFYHAPNEGLISPKHSVQIGIRTEYEKQDHGFNVINAMQANDMSADEIVEQVRGIVGDKPVYVTFDIDCLDPAFAPGTGTPVCGGLNSDKVLKILRGFAGMNVVGMDVVEVSPAYDHADMTALAGATIALELLYVWASRKSAE, encoded by the coding sequence ATGAATGATTTGTTTAGTAAAACTGATTATTCACTTTACTCAAACTCAATGAGTTTTATGCGCCGACCATACCTACGTAACCCTATTGGCAGCGATGCTGACGTAGTGGTACTGGGTGTGCCTCTGGATATGGCGACTTCTGGTCGTCCAGGTGCTCGTATGGGTCCTGATGCTATCCGTCGCGCTTCAGTGAACTTGGCTTGGGAAGGTAAAAAATTCCCATGGGATTTCAACGTATTCGATCGCGCTAAAGTGATTGATGCGGGCGATCTTGTATTCGATTGTGGTGATGCCGAAGACTTCACTTACCGCCTAGAGAAAGCGGCAGGTGAGATCCTTAAAAATGGTAAAACATTGATGGCGCTAGGTGGTGATCACTTTATCACCCTACCTATCCTACGTGCTTACGCAAAACACCACGGTGAAATGGCATTGATTCACTTCGATGCACACACAGATACTTATGCAAACGGCAGTGCGTACGACCACGGTACGATGTTCTACCATGCGCCAAACGAAGGTCTGATTTCACCGAAGCACTCAGTGCAGATCGGTATTCGTACAGAATACGAGAAGCAAGATCACGGCTTCAACGTTATCAATGCGATGCAAGCAAACGATATGTCGGCAGACGAAATCGTTGAGCAAGTTCGTGGTATCGTTGGTGACAAGCCAGTTTATGTGACTTTCGATATCGACTGTCTTGACCCTGCATTTGCACCGGGTACAGGTACTCCGGTATGTGGTGGCTTAAACTCAGACAAAGTGCTTAAGATCCTACGCGGGTTCGCAGGCATGAATGTGGTGGGTATGGACGTTGTAGAAGTGTCTCCAGCGTACGATCACGCAGACATGACAGCACTTGCTGGCGCAACTATCGCGCTTGAGTTGCTCTACGTTTGGGCTTCTCGAAAGTCAGCTGAGTAA
- the speA gene encoding arginine decarboxylase, translating to MEKTSKLDRVRADYNVHYWSQGFYGIDNQGEVYVSPTQDKAHQIPLSNIVTQLEQHQLNLPVLVRFPQILHQRVHGICHAFNQAIEEYQYPNNYLLVYPIKVNQQKEVVDEILASQASLETKQLGLEAGSKPELLAVLGLAQKASSVIVCNGYKDREYIRLALIGEKLGHKVFIVLEKLSELDLVLKEAKSLGVKPRLGIRIRLASQGAGKWQASGGEKSKFGLSASQVLTVIDRLKKEDQLDAMQLVHFHLGSQMANIRDIRNGVNESARFYCELREMGAKIDFFDIGGGLAVDYDGTRSQSSNSMNYGLIEYARNIVSTVGDVCQAYGQPMPVIISESGRSLTAHHAVLITNVIGTEAYQPEQVETLEEDAPTLLQNMWRNWHNLQDGSDARALIEIYNDTQADLAEVHSQFATGVLNLHQRAWAEQMSLRIYFELSRAMSTKNRFHRPILDELNERLADKFFVNFSLFQSLPDAWGIDQVFPVLPLSGLDELEDRRAVMLDITCDSDGAVEQYVEGQGIETTLPVPAWNPDKPYLMGFFLVGAYQEILGDMHNLFGDTHSAVVTVSDEGEAIIERIDVGDSVEDMLRYVHIDVDNIREHYRELVNQRVDQQEQQQVLQELEQGLCGYTYLEDF from the coding sequence GTGGAAAAAACATCCAAATTAGACCGCGTGCGCGCGGATTACAACGTGCACTACTGGAGCCAAGGTTTCTACGGTATCGACAACCAAGGCGAAGTGTATGTATCTCCTACTCAAGATAAAGCGCACCAAATCCCATTAAGCAATATCGTTACTCAGCTTGAACAACATCAGCTGAACTTACCTGTACTGGTTCGCTTTCCGCAGATCCTGCATCAACGTGTACATGGTATTTGTCATGCGTTTAACCAAGCGATTGAAGAGTATCAATATCCGAACAATTATCTATTGGTTTACCCAATCAAAGTAAACCAACAGAAGGAAGTGGTTGACGAAATTCTTGCCAGCCAAGCTAGCCTAGAGACAAAACAATTAGGCTTAGAGGCAGGCAGTAAGCCTGAACTACTTGCTGTGTTAGGTCTAGCACAGAAAGCCAGTTCAGTGATCGTATGTAATGGCTACAAAGACCGTGAATACATTCGTCTGGCACTGATCGGTGAAAAGCTGGGTCATAAAGTTTTCATCGTACTCGAGAAGCTATCTGAGCTTGATCTTGTGCTAAAAGAAGCCAAGAGTCTGGGCGTGAAACCGCGCTTAGGTATTCGTATTCGCCTCGCCTCTCAAGGTGCGGGTAAATGGCAAGCAAGTGGCGGCGAAAAATCAAAATTTGGTTTGTCAGCCTCTCAAGTATTGACTGTTATCGATCGTCTGAAAAAAGAAGATCAGCTTGATGCTATGCAGCTTGTGCATTTCCACCTTGGTTCACAGATGGCAAACATCCGTGATATCCGTAATGGTGTTAATGAATCAGCACGTTTCTACTGCGAACTGCGTGAAATGGGTGCGAAGATCGATTTCTTCGACATCGGTGGCGGCCTTGCGGTCGATTACGACGGTACTCGTAGCCAATCATCAAACTCAATGAACTACGGTTTGATTGAGTATGCGCGTAACATCGTCAGCACTGTAGGTGACGTATGTCAGGCGTACGGTCAACCAATGCCAGTGATCATTTCAGAATCCGGTCGCTCATTAACGGCGCACCACGCGGTGCTGATCACCAACGTAATTGGTACAGAAGCGTACCAACCAGAGCAAGTTGAAACGCTGGAAGAAGATGCACCAACGCTACTACAAAACATGTGGCGTAACTGGCACAACCTGCAAGATGGCAGCGACGCTCGTGCGCTGATTGAGATCTATAACGATACTCAAGCTGACTTGGCAGAAGTACACTCTCAGTTTGCTACCGGTGTGTTGAACCTGCATCAACGAGCTTGGGCTGAGCAGATGTCACTGCGCATCTACTTTGAGTTAAGTCGTGCAATGAGCACCAAGAACCGTTTCCACCGTCCAATTTTGGACGAACTAAACGAACGTTTAGCGGACAAGTTTTTTGTTAACTTCTCACTGTTCCAATCACTGCCAGATGCGTGGGGTATCGACCAAGTATTCCCTGTACTGCCGCTGTCAGGCTTGGATGAACTTGAAGACCGTCGCGCAGTGATGCTGGACATCACTTGTGACTCAGATGGCGCAGTTGAGCAATACGTTGAAGGTCAAGGTATTGAGACAACGCTGCCAGTACCAGCTTGGAATCCAGATAAGCCATACCTAATGGGTTTCTTCCTTGTTGGCGCTTACCAAGAGATCCTTGGTGACATGCACAACCTATTCGGTGACACACACAGTGCGGTTGTGACAGTAAGCGATGAAGGCGAAGCGATCATCGAACGAATCGATGTCGGCGACTCGGTAGAAGACATGTTGCGTTACGTACACATTGACGTAGACAACATTCGAGAGCATTATCGCGAGCTCGTCAACCAGCGTGTTGACCAACAAGAACAACAACAGGTACTGCAAGAACTAGAACAAGGTCTCTGTGGTTACACCTACTTAGAGGATTTCTAA